From Sulfurovum zhangzhouensis, one genomic window encodes:
- the cybH gene encoding Ni/Fe-hydrogenase, b-type cytochrome subunit — protein sequence MKEQKPTYYPEFVYSGANRILHWLRAITITVLTVTGFYIADPFLTPSERYDEMKFAQWEMWHYIFGFILIAAAVIRIYLFFFGKGHKLETRSLKDVLSLKSWITQLKSYFFIGQLQKSGIYGPLQFVVYTMIMLLIILAVLTGLILYANVYHQGLAGYMYEPLSVVASWMGGLAYVRLIHHIVMWGFIIFVPIHIYMVVWQAIRFKHNALDVMFTGYDYHLISEEQKPE from the coding sequence ATGAAAGAGCAAAAACCGACTTATTATCCTGAGTTTGTCTACAGCGGTGCAAATCGTATCTTGCACTGGTTACGTGCGATTACTATTACCGTATTGACCGTAACAGGTTTCTATATCGCTGATCCGTTTCTCACTCCTTCAGAACGATACGATGAAATGAAGTTTGCCCAGTGGGAGATGTGGCATTATATTTTCGGATTTATTCTTATCGCAGCTGCTGTTATCAGAATCTATCTCTTCTTTTTTGGAAAGGGTCACAAACTTGAAACCCGTTCACTGAAAGATGTTTTGAGTTTAAAATCATGGATCACCCAACTAAAATCTTATTTTTTTATCGGTCAACTGCAAAAAAGCGGTATCTACGGACCTCTGCAGTTTGTCGTCTACACCATGATCATGCTTTTGATTATTCTGGCAGTTCTAACTGGACTTATCTTATATGCCAATGTCTATCACCAAGGATTGGCAGGATATATGTATGAACCACTGAGTGTTGTAGCAAGTTGGATGGGAGGACTAGCATATGTACGGCTGATTCATCATATCGTAATGTGGGGGTTTATCATTTTCGTTCCTATCCATATCTATATGGTGGTCTGGCAGGCGATCCGCTTTAAACACAATGCACTTGATGTGATGTTCACAGGATATGACTACCACCTCATCTCTGAAGAGCAAAAGCCAGAGTAG
- a CDS encoding nickel-dependent hydrogenase large subunit: MMSRRVVIDPITRIEGHLRIEVEIDENNVVQKAYSSSTLWRGIELILKGRDPRDAGLMAQRICGVCTYSHYKAGVEAVEDALGVTPPLNAQLVRSLLNESLYMHDHIVQFYHLHGLDWVDILSALEADPALAAKEAFKYTDLPIATGEDELKAVQEKVKGFSGKGSLGPFANAYWGNPTYKFTPEQNLIALSHYLKALEVQRIAAQMFAIFGAKQPHPQSLVVGGITSVKDMLSPARLAEWKSKYEIVKEFIDRAYYPDIVMAASAYGTEESVLGGMGVKNFLTGDAFLLSRNKNLFESGMIKNGDLSRVYPIEDQKIEEDVTHAWYEGDKPLQPYNGETIPNYTGFIDGDTVNGPAKIINEKDKYSWVKSPRYEGESCEVGPLASMLVNYAKGNKPVVDAVDTFLKRTGLPVEALFTTLGRTAARMLQTKVIADHAIITFNSLIENIKSDQSTYTKFEIDPALEYKGRFIGEVPRGTLSHWVRIKDGVIENYQAVVPTTWNAGPKDANDIIGPYEASLVGLKLEDPTKPLEVLRIIHSFDPCMACSVHVMDIKGKELADFKVSTVNGVGTC, translated from the coding sequence ATGATGAGTAGACGTGTAGTGATCGACCCGATTACAAGGATTGAAGGGCATTTGCGTATCGAAGTAGAGATAGATGAGAACAATGTTGTTCAAAAAGCCTACTCATCTTCCACACTCTGGCGTGGTATCGAACTTATCCTAAAAGGTCGTGACCCTAGAGATGCAGGCTTAATGGCTCAGCGTATTTGCGGAGTATGTACCTATTCACACTACAAAGCAGGAGTAGAAGCTGTTGAGGATGCACTAGGAGTGACGCCGCCACTCAATGCACAGCTTGTCCGATCTTTACTTAATGAGTCTCTTTATATGCATGATCACATCGTCCAGTTTTATCATTTGCATGGTCTTGACTGGGTAGATATACTCTCCGCACTTGAAGCAGACCCTGCCCTGGCAGCTAAAGAGGCATTTAAATACACTGATCTTCCTATAGCTACAGGAGAAGATGAGCTTAAAGCTGTACAAGAAAAGGTAAAAGGGTTTTCCGGCAAGGGTTCTCTTGGGCCATTTGCCAATGCATACTGGGGAAATCCGACCTATAAATTTACGCCAGAGCAAAACCTGATTGCTCTTTCACACTATCTTAAAGCACTTGAGGTTCAGCGTATTGCTGCTCAAATGTTCGCTATCTTTGGTGCCAAGCAACCGCATCCACAAAGCTTGGTAGTCGGCGGTATAACCAGTGTAAAAGACATGCTCAGTCCAGCACGTCTTGCAGAGTGGAAGAGCAAGTATGAGATCGTTAAAGAGTTTATCGACCGTGCCTACTATCCCGACATTGTGATGGCAGCCTCAGCGTATGGTACTGAAGAGAGTGTGCTAGGAGGTATGGGTGTCAAAAACTTCTTGACAGGAGATGCCTTTTTACTGAGTAGAAACAAAAATCTATTTGAATCGGGTATGATTAAAAACGGTGACCTGAGCCGAGTGTATCCTATCGAAGATCAAAAGATAGAAGAAGATGTCACCCATGCTTGGTATGAAGGAGATAAACCCTTACAGCCTTATAACGGAGAGACCATACCTAACTATACAGGTTTTATAGATGGGGATACCGTCAATGGTCCGGCAAAGATCATCAATGAGAAAGATAAATACAGTTGGGTAAAATCACCGCGCTATGAGGGTGAAAGCTGCGAAGTTGGTCCGCTTGCTTCCATGCTAGTCAACTATGCAAAGGGAAACAAACCAGTTGTAGATGCTGTAGATACTTTCTTAAAACGCACCGGACTTCCTGTAGAAGCTCTATTTACTACATTGGGAAGAACGGCAGCCAGAATGCTGCAGACCAAAGTGATCGCAGATCATGCGATCATCACATTCAATTCATTGATTGAAAATATCAAGAGTGATCAAAGTACCTATACCAAATTTGAGATAGATCCTGCCTTAGAGTATAAAGGCCGTTTCATAGGTGAAGTACCTAGAGGTACCTTAAGCCACTGGGTACGCATAAAAGACGGGGTGATCGAAAACTACCAGGCCGTTGTCCCAACCACATGGAATGCAGGGCCAAAAGATGCAAATGACATCATCGGTCCGTATGAAGCCTCTTTGGTCGGTCTAAAACTTGAAGACCCGACCAAACCTCTGGAAGTGTTACGCATTATTCACTCATTTGATCCATGTATGGCATGTTCTGTGCATGTGATGGATATAAAAGGCAAAGAGCTGGCTGACTTCAAAGTAAGTACTGTAAACGGGGTAGGAACCTGTTAA